In Candidatus Electrothrix scaldis, the genomic window ACACCTAAGAGTATCCAAGGGGGCCAGGAGCGTTCTCGTGAGCTGTCTGATAAAGCAACGAACGCAGGAAGGGCATACATTAACCAATACGGCCACATCTCAACAATCCTCTTGTTGGGTTTCAAGCCAGGCCTGAAACATCAAGACAGACCAGAGGGAATGCTCCCAGTTGCGTTTTCCGCTTATATGCTCTCTCCATTTCTGCTGAATAATTTCATAAGAAAAAAAGCCTTCTCTCTTGATCCTGTCCGGTTCAAGGAGCTGTTCTGCCCAAGCACGCAAAGGCTCTCGCAACCACTGGCCCAGTGGGATGGCAAACCCTTGTTTTGGACGCTCAATAACTTTTTTGGGTACGTATTTATATAAAAGCTGCCGCAAGGCCCATTTACCCTGCCCATCCCGGATCTTCATTTGCAGAGGAAGCTGCCAAGCCAGTTCGACCACCCTGTAATCAAGAAGGGGCACACGAGTCTCCAGACTCACTCCCATTGCAGCTCTATCCACCTTGCATAAAATATCATCCGGCAAATACGTTACCGTATCAAGATACATCATTCTTTCTTCAATATTATCCAGCTGCGGCCACTTATCTCGCTCTGTGAGTAAGGTTGCTGGCTCCTGATCCACTGATAAAACAACCTGCTCCGGTGTAGGCCATTCTGAAACCAAACTGAGGTAGAATTCGTCAATATTTCGAACTGTCAATAATCGTTGGCCAAGCTTTTGTAATTTTTCTCCTGCCAAGGCTACTGGTATTTTACCCGCAATCCCTTGTCCTGCCGCTAACATGTCGTTTTGAGAAACCCAAATAAGCAGATGGCAGAATTGTTGCCTGAGCTCATAGGGCAGCCAAGCTATTTTTTTCCAGATATTCGGAGCCCAGCTATACCGATTATATCCCCCAAAGAGCTCATCACCACCATCACCGGACAGGGCTACTGTAACATGTTGCCGAGCCATTTGCGCCACCAAAAAAGTCGGAATCTGTGAAGAATCGGCAAAGGGTTCATCGTATAAGGCTGAAAGTTGTGGAATTACCTCCATTGCCTGTGAGGGGTTGAGATATAACTCTGTATGATCTGTCTGGAGATGCTCAGCAACGGCTTTTGCATAGATCGCTTCACTATAGCCATCTTCTGTAAAACCAATGCTAAAGGTCTTTACAGGCTTTGTTGCCTGAGACTGCATCAGGGCCACAATCAACGAAGAATCAATACCACCGGAAAGAAAAGCTCCCAAGGGGACATCGGCAAGAGACTGTGTCTGCACTGATTGCAGCAAGGAATCTTCAAGTGAGGACAAGGCTTCTTGTTCATTACGAAACATGCCTCGCTCTCTCTTGTTTATTTGATCCTGTAAAGACCAGTACCGCTGTAGGGTCCAGTTGTTATCATGATTGGGAGCAATGGGAACAAAGCTTGGGGCGGTATATACGTCAGTAAAAACCAAAGTAAACATGCATCCAGGTTCCAGCTTATATATATCCTGGTAAATCGAGTATGGTGAGGGAATATACGAATAACGAAGATAAAGAGGAAGTACATCCCTTGCAATCCTGTTGGTAAAACCCGGATAGTGGCGCAGGGCCTTTAATTCGGAGGCAAAGAGAAAGCTCCCATTGCACCAACCGTAATAGAGCGGTTTTTCGCCCATTCTGTCACGAGCAAGGATGAGTTGCCGTTCGTGCCTATCCCAAACAGCAAAGGCAAACATCCCGACAAAACTTTGCAGACTTTTTTTAATTCCCCAGGCCTCAAAGCAGGCAAGCAGCGTTTCAGTATCTGAATGCCCCCGCCAAACCCTCTGGCCTTTCTCATCACCCTCAAGTTGTTTTCGTAAAACAAGATGATTGTATACCTCACCATTAAAAACTATGACATAGCGCCCTGAACTGGAATGCATAGGCTGATGGCCTGCTGGTGACAGGTCAAGTATTGCTAAGCGACTATGCCCCAGGATAACACCACATTGCTTGTCTAACCAAATGCCGCTATCATCAGGCCCACGATGCTGAAGGGCCGCTGTCATCTGTTGTGCTATCCGGGCACTCTTATCATCAAGATGACGTGTTATACAGCCTGTAATTCCACACATATTTATTCACAACCGGTCTTGATTTAGATCTCGTTGATATTTAACCAGTTATGGTTTCCACTTCAAACCCTGTTACTGTACGCTGTTCACGGCTGAATTCCACGCCAATCATATGAATCGGCAGACCTTGCCCACGATATTTATCAGCATAGCCGCGTTCCTTAATTTGTTGTAAAGCGCGGCCTTTGGGTTCCAACTCGATGACCTTGAATTCAAAAAGATAAACTTGTTGATTGAAACGCACCGCCATATCCAGACGGCCTTTATTGCTGCTTTCTTCAGGAACAATATCCAGTCCTAATGAGGCAAAATAGGCGTAGAAAACGCTGGCGTAATACCCTTCATAGTGGGCGATGGGATTCTTACGGTACCAATCGTTGGGTATGCTGTTAAAAAACGAGGTAATAAGACTTTGCATCTGCTTAAAATCATTCTTCTGGAGCAACCGATAGAGTGATTTACGCTGCTGTACCACTGCGCTCCGGTTGGCTGTCCAGGCGTCAAGCAAAACCGCATTGAGGCTTTGAAAAACCTCAATATTCGGATAGCGCAAGCGATAAAAATAATTACCACCGATGAGTTCCTCCTGCTCAATGGTCAGGTACCCGCTTTGAAACAACAAGGCTTCGGTGCTGATATACTCCGTATCAAAGGCTGACAGCAACGACGCATCGGTTTCCAGGTGATTCAAACTTGGCAGCCAGACTTGCCGTTTTGTGAGCAAATCCACCAGAAAAGTGGGAGTAGCGGTTTCGAACCACCAAGGACGAAATTGACGCTCCTGGAATAACAAGAGTACATCAAAAGGATTATAGACCCCTTCTCCTGTCCAGTTATACCCGTTATACCAATGCCGAATTTGTTCCCGATCAAGCCCCTTTGTTTCTGGCGCGAATACGGTCTCCAAATCGGCCTCTGTATAACCACAAATTGCTGAGTATTCGTGAGAAATAGTAATATCCCGTAAATTGTTCAATCCTGAAAAAAGGCTCACTTTGCTGAATTTACTCACTCCGGTAAGCAAGGCGAAGCGGATATCTGCGTCAGCGCTTTTAATAACCGAATAGAGATTTCTCAGGCCATCGCGGATTTCAGTTGCCTGCTGCGGATGGGTCAGGTTATCCAGAATAGGTTTATCATATTCATCCACCAATACGACCGCCTGCTCGCCAAAGCGAAGGTGAGCCTCGTGAATGAGCCCATGAAAACGCCCGGAAATACTCTTGTGCGGACTTTTTACGCCCAGGCGATTCTCATTGTCGGTAAGGATTTCACGGATTTTTTCATCCAACTCTGCACGGCTTGCCAACACGCCGTCGCCGAAGCTGATGCGAATCACCGGGTGACAACGCTGCCAATCCCATTTGTCGTGAATGAAAAGTCCCTGAAAAAGATCTTCCTGCCCACTGAACAGGGCGTCCAGGGTGTCCACAAACAGGGATTTGCCAAAGCGACGCGGGCGGGACAAAAAATAATATTTCCCCTGCTCAATCAGGCGCTGAGCAAAACCAGTTTTATCCACGTAGTAGGCATTGCGTTCACGAATTTCCCGGAAACTTTGTATACCGATGGGCAAAAGGCGACGTGGCATAATATCTTAATCGTGTTATCAAGTTGTTAAGCAGAATTATTAAGCAGTTATGGTTTCCACTTCAAATCCTGTTACTGTACGCTGTTCACGGCTGAATTCCACGCCAATCATATAAATCGGCTGACCTTGTCCACGATATTTATCAGCATAGCCGCGTTCCTTAATTTGTTGTAAAGCGCCGCCTTCGGGTTCCAACTCGATGACCTTGAATTCAAAAAGATAAACTTGTTGATTGAAACGCACCGCCATATCCAACCGGCCTTTATTGCTGCTTTCTTCAGGAACAATATCCAGTCCTAAAGAGGCAAAATAGGCGTAGAAAACGCTGGCGTAATACCCTTCATAACGGGCGATAGGGTTCTTACGGTACCAGTCATTGGGTATGCTGTCAAAGAAAGCTGTCATCAGGTGGCGCATGGCGTCAAAATCATTGGCCTGAAGTACTTGCCCCAATCGCCGCTTATTGTCCAGCGGCGACGTCTGCGACGGGGTCCAGGATTTCAACAGTTGCGTGTTCAGACTCTGATACACCTCGTTATTTGGATAACGCAGCCGATACCAGTATTCGCCAAAACTTTGTTCTTCCCGCTCAATGGTCAAGTACCCGCTTTGAAACAGCAAAGCCTCAATACTGATGTGGTCCGTATCAAAGGCTGACAGTAACGAAGCATCGGTTTCCAGGTGATTCAAACTTGGCAGCCAGACTTGCCGTTTTGTGAGCAAATCCACCAGAAAAGTAGGAGTGGCTGTCTCAAACCACCACGGACGAAACTGGCGCTTTTGAAACAGCAGCAGCACATCAAAGGGATTATAAACCCCTTCTCCTGTCCAGTTATAGCCGTTATACCAGTGCCTGATTTGTTCCCGGTCCAGACCGTCCAGTTCTGGGGCAAACACCTCGTCCAAGTCTTGCTCAGTATACCCGCAGATCGCTGAGTATTGCGGGTCAATGGTTATATCGTTCAAATTATTCAGACCGGAAAACAGACTCACTTTGCTGAATTTACTCACTCCGGTGAGCAAGGCGAAGCGGATGTCTGCGTCAGCGCTTTTGATAACCGAATAGAGATTTCTCAGGCCATCACGGAGTTCAGTTGCCTGCACCGGATGTGTCAGGTTGTCCAGAATCGGTTTATCGTACTCATCCACCAACACAACGGCCTGTTCACCGAAACGGAGATGAGCCTCGTGAATTAAACCACGAAAACGCCCGGAAATACTCTTATGCGGACTTTTTACGCCCAGACGCTTTTCATTGTCAGTGAGGAGTTCATGAATTTTTTCATCCAACTCGCTGCGGCTTGCCAACACACCGTCGCCGAAGCTGATGCGAATTATAGGGTGGCAACGTTGCCAATCCCATTTATCGTGAATAAAAAGTCCCTGAAAAAGATCTTCCTGCCCGCTGAACAGAGCGTCCAGGGTGTCCACAAACAGGGATTTTCCAAAGCGACGCGGCCGGGACAGAAAATAATATTTACCCTGCTCAATCAGGTGTTGCGCAAAACCGGTTTTATCCACGTAGTAGGCATTGCGTTCACGAATTTCCCGGAAACTTTGTATACCGATGGGCAAGAGGCGACGAGGCATAATATTTTTATCGCTTTTTCAGTTAGTGTGTTTCCATGATACTCATTCCTTTCGCCTTCCTACAGCGCACCAAAACGGTGCATTGTCAGAAAACTGGATATCGACAAGCCCTGCATTCTGCATCATTGTGCTGATCTTCTGTTGAGTAAAGCGTTGCTCTAACGGCGTACCGAATCGATCTCGTGCATCTGTTCGCATGGTATAGAGACTATGATGGCGGTAATAGGACAGAGGAATGCTACCCACCTGTAAGCCGCAACGATCAGCTAATAAACTCATTTTTGCTAGAGGCCAGTAAAGCAGGATTGCTATGATATCGGTAAAAAACTGTTTTATCCTTGTCGGGAGACGAAAAATAAACCTCCTTCCGAGATCCGATATCCGCCATATCAAACGGAACCACCAAGGACGGTTATCAAAGGCGTAGTAAAGATAAAGCAACAAGGGAGCACCGGGCTTCAACAGCTCTACGCAAGATCGAATTGCCGTAGCTGTATCCGGGACATGGTGCAGTACACCAAGCGAATAACCGAAGTCCTGACTGTTCGGGGAGATATTCGGTTTATCAACAGTTCCCCGATGAAATCGTACATTTTTATGTTCGGCCAAATT contains:
- the asnB gene encoding asparagine synthase (glutamine-hydrolyzing), with translation MCGITGCITRHLDDKSARIAQQMTAALQHRGPDDSGIWLDKQCGVILGHSRLAILDLSPAGHQPMHSSSGRYVIVFNGEVYNHLVLRKQLEGDEKGQRVWRGHSDTETLLACFEAWGIKKSLQSFVGMFAFAVWDRHERQLILARDRMGEKPLYYGWCNGSFLFASELKALRHYPGFTNRIARDVLPLYLRYSYIPSPYSIYQDIYKLEPGCMFTLVFTDVYTAPSFVPIAPNHDNNWTLQRYWSLQDQINKRERGMFRNEQEALSSLEDSLLQSVQTQSLADVPLGAFLSGGIDSSLIVALMQSQATKPVKTFSIGFTEDGYSEAIYAKAVAEHLQTDHTELYLNPSQAMEVIPQLSALYDEPFADSSQIPTFLVAQMARQHVTVALSGDGGDELFGGYNRYSWAPNIWKKIAWLPYELRQQFCHLLIWVSQNDMLAAGQGIAGKIPVALAGEKLQKLGQRLLTVRNIDEFYLSLVSEWPTPEQVVLSVDQEPATLLTERDKWPQLDNIEERMMYLDTVTYLPDDILCKVDRAAMGVSLETRVPLLDYRVVELAWQLPLQMKIRDGQGKWALRQLLYKYVPKKVIERPKQGFAIPLGQWLREPLRAWAEQLLEPDRIKREGFFSYEIIQQKWREHISGKRNWEHSLWSVLMFQAWLETQQEDC
- a CDS encoding class I SAM-dependent methyltransferase; the protein is MVRNGNIDQATVTSFSDEWSRFDQTGMTEGETRKVFDEYFAVFPWSNLPTKPEGFDMGCGSGRWARLVAPRVRLLHCIDPSEAIEVARRNLAEHKNVRFHRGTVDKPNISPNSQDFGYSLGVLHHVPDTATAIRSCVELLKPGAPLLLYLYYAFDNRPWWFRLIWRISDLGRRFIFRLPTRIKQFFTDIIAILLYWPLAKMSLLADRCGLQVGSIPLSYYRHHSLYTMRTDARDRFGTPLEQRFTQQKISTMMQNAGLVDIQFSDNAPFWCAVGRRKE
- a CDS encoding ATP-binding protein produces the protein MPRRLLPIGIQSFREIRERNAYYVDKTGFAQRLIEQGKYYFLSRPRRFGKSLFVDTLDALFSGQEDLFQGLFIHDKWDWQRCHPVIRISFGDGVLASRAELDEKIREILTDNENRLGVKSPHKSISGRFHGLIHEAHLRFGEQAVVLVDEYDKPILDNLTHPQQATEIRDGLRNLYSVIKSADADIRFALLTGVSKFSKVSLFSGLNNLRDITISHEYSAICGYTEADLETVFAPETKGLDREQIRHWYNGYNWTGEGVYNPFDVLLLFQERQFRPWWFETATPTFLVDLLTKRQVWLPSLNHLETDASLLSAFDTEYISTEALLFQSGYLTIEQEELIGGNYFYRLRYPNIEVFQSLNAVLLDAWTANRSAVVQQRKSLYRLLQKNDFKQMQSLITSFFNSIPNDWYRKNPIAHYEGYYASVFYAYFASLGLDIVPEESSNKGRLDMAVRFNQQVYLFEFKVIELEPKGRALQQIKERGYADKYRGQGLPIHMIGVEFSREQRTVTGFEVETITG
- a CDS encoding ATP-binding protein, giving the protein MPRRLLPIGIQSFREIRERNAYYVDKTGFAQHLIEQGKYYFLSRPRRFGKSLFVDTLDALFSGQEDLFQGLFIHDKWDWQRCHPIIRISFGDGVLASRSELDEKIHELLTDNEKRLGVKSPHKSISGRFRGLIHEAHLRFGEQAVVLVDEYDKPILDNLTHPVQATELRDGLRNLYSVIKSADADIRFALLTGVSKFSKVSLFSGLNNLNDITIDPQYSAICGYTEQDLDEVFAPELDGLDREQIRHWYNGYNWTGEGVYNPFDVLLLFQKRQFRPWWFETATPTFLVDLLTKRQVWLPSLNHLETDASLLSAFDTDHISIEALLFQSGYLTIEREEQSFGEYWYRLRYPNNEVYQSLNTQLLKSWTPSQTSPLDNKRRLGQVLQANDFDAMRHLMTAFFDSIPNDWYRKNPIARYEGYYASVFYAYFASLGLDIVPEESSNKGRLDMAVRFNQQVYLFEFKVIELEPEGGALQQIKERGYADKYRGQGQPIYMIGVEFSREQRTVTGFEVETITA